DNA sequence from the Thiobacillus sp. SCUT-2 genome:
GAATCTCGCCGACGAGCCGGTGATCGAGCGCCTGCTGACGCCGCGCGCCGCGCTCACCGCCGCCGAGTATCTCGCCTACGATCTCGACACCCACGTGCTGGTCGTGATGACCGACATGACCGCCTACGCCGAGGCCTTGAGGGAGGTCGCGGTGCTGCGCGGCGACGTACCGGCGCGCAAGGGCTACCCGGGCTACCTGTATTCCGATCTCGCCGAGCTCTACGAGCGGGCAGGGCGCATCAAGAACCGGCGCGGCTCGATCACGCTGATTCCCGTGCTGTCGATGCCGTCCGACGACATCACCCATCCGATTCCGGACCTTACCGGCTACATCACCGAAGGCCAGATCGTGCTCGGGCGCGAGCTCGCCAACCAGGGCGTCTACCCGCCGGTGACGGTGCTGCCTTCCCTTTCCAGGTTGATGAAGGACGGCATCGGCAAGAACTTCACCCGCGAGGACCATCCGCACGTCGCCAGCCAGCTCTTCGCCAGCTACGCCAAGGCGCTCGAGGTGCGCGGGCTGGCCGCGATCATCGGCGCCGAGGAATTGAGCGAGGCCGACCGCCGCACGCTGGCGTTCGCCGAGGCCTTCGAACGCCGCTTCATCGGGCAGGGCGAGGACGAGGACCGCAGCATCCACGAGACGCTCAACCTCGCCTGGGACCTGCTGTCGATGCTGCCCCCGGAAGCGCTGGTCCGCGTGTCGGAGGACGAGCTGGCGAAGTATCACAAGGGGGCGGCGTGAAGCCGGCGAGAAGTGAGCGGGAAGCGGTGAGCG
Encoded proteins:
- a CDS encoding V-type ATP synthase subunit B, whose product is MKHVEFRTAASAQGGLVVMRGVPGVAAGSRVQLRDHAGRLRAGLVIRAADDAVLVEVFEGTDELDLERTWVRFLDEPFRLPVSRDILGRVFNGAGLPRDGRPPIISADRRDVNGEPLNPAARAYPREFIQTGISAIDGMNSLTRGQKLPIFSGGGLPHNRVAAQIVRQARLLGEEAAEFVIVFAAFGASHADAQFFRESFEESGVLNKVVMFLNLADEPVIERLLTPRAALTAAEYLAYDLDTHVLVVMTDMTAYAEALREVAVLRGDVPARKGYPGYLYSDLAELYERAGRIKNRRGSITLIPVLSMPSDDITHPIPDLTGYITEGQIVLGRELANQGVYPPVTVLPSLSRLMKDGIGKNFTREDHPHVASQLFASYAKALEVRGLAAIIGAEELSEADRRTLAFAEAFERRFIGQGEDEDRSIHETLNLAWDLLSMLPPEALVRVSEDELAKYHKGAA